The Candidatus Eremiobacteraceae bacterium genome has a segment encoding these proteins:
- a CDS encoding tetratricopeptide repeat protein: MMLFATVLSLILTTSGPSAAMDMSASSQARQHHPVSTTNQMAQAYFDQGLTLLYAFNREASRRAFEQAAAADPHLAMAQWGIAMTYGSNINVSIDEAGEHAAFAALGKAKALASGANGLDQAWIDALAARYTNTAKPDFAKLDAAYASAMQQLVVKYPDDLDAATLYAESMMDLRPWALYTPAGQPVTGTQTIVMVLESVLRREPDHIGANHFYIHATEASTTPERALISASRLSGMNFEPAAAHLVHMPAHTYMRTGAFESAVMSNEHATQHDRAYLAMHEDREASGYYGHNLTMLAYGYSMQGDYKGAAATQRLLQSSGAMIPAMYVPLRFARWTEILAMTQPAASADEPMRVAFWHFCRGMAFASTGDLANARVELAAVKAADGELKVPTIMGFTNSSADLLGIAQDELGAKIARESGDSATAVSLLESAVKVQDGLIYIEPPDWYHPVRESLGGLLLQLQRYPEAEAVFRADLQRNPRNPRSLFGLGAALEGQGRSGEAASVREQFKAAWQYSDTMLPTVEL; encoded by the coding sequence ATGATGTTGTTCGCCACCGTGCTGTCGCTCATCCTCACCACAAGCGGGCCGTCGGCCGCGATGGATATGTCCGCTTCGTCGCAGGCGCGCCAGCATCACCCGGTTTCGACGACCAATCAGATGGCGCAGGCGTACTTCGACCAGGGTCTGACCTTGCTGTATGCCTTCAACCGCGAGGCTTCGCGCCGCGCATTCGAACAAGCCGCAGCGGCCGATCCGCATCTGGCGATGGCGCAATGGGGCATCGCCATGACCTACGGCTCGAACATCAACGTCTCGATCGACGAAGCCGGCGAGCACGCGGCCTTCGCCGCGCTAGGAAAAGCGAAAGCGCTCGCCTCCGGAGCAAACGGGTTGGATCAAGCTTGGATCGACGCGCTCGCGGCGCGCTATACCAACACCGCCAAGCCTGACTTCGCAAAACTCGACGCCGCGTACGCGTCCGCGATGCAGCAGTTGGTGGTCAAGTATCCAGACGACCTCGACGCGGCGACGCTCTATGCGGAAAGCATGATGGATCTGCGGCCGTGGGCGCTGTACACCCCGGCCGGCCAGCCGGTCACCGGCACCCAGACGATCGTCATGGTCTTGGAATCGGTGCTGCGCCGCGAACCCGATCATATCGGCGCCAACCATTTCTACATCCACGCGACCGAGGCGTCCACCACCCCTGAGCGGGCGCTGATCTCCGCGTCGCGTCTGAGCGGCATGAATTTCGAGCCGGCGGCGGCTCACCTGGTGCACATGCCCGCGCACACGTACATGCGCACGGGCGCCTTCGAGTCGGCGGTGATGAGCAACGAGCATGCGACCCAACACGACCGCGCGTACCTGGCGATGCATGAGGACCGTGAGGCCTCGGGTTACTATGGGCACAACCTGACGATGCTCGCGTACGGCTACAGCATGCAGGGCGACTACAAGGGCGCCGCAGCGACACAGCGTCTCCTGCAAAGCTCGGGTGCGATGATCCCCGCGATGTACGTGCCTTTACGCTTCGCCCGTTGGACGGAGATCTTGGCGATGACGCAGCCGGCTGCGTCGGCCGACGAGCCGATGCGAGTCGCCTTCTGGCACTTCTGCCGCGGTATGGCCTTCGCGTCGACCGGCGACTTGGCAAACGCCCGAGTCGAGCTTGCCGCTGTCAAAGCAGCCGACGGCGAGCTCAAGGTGCCGACGATCATGGGTTTCACCAACAGCTCAGCGGATCTGCTCGGCATCGCACAAGACGAGCTTGGCGCGAAGATCGCCCGCGAGAGCGGCGATTCCGCGACGGCGGTCTCGCTGCTCGAGAGCGCGGTCAAGGTGCAGGACGGTCTGATCTACATCGAACCGCCCGATTGGTACCACCCCGTCCGCGAGTCGCTCGGCGGCCTGCTCTTGCAATTGCAGCGCTATCCGGAGGCCGAGGCGGTCTTCCGCGCCGATCTGCAACGCAACCCGCGAAACCCCCGCTCGCTATTCGGTCTTGGTGCGGCGCTCGAGGGGCAAGGCCGGTCCGGCGAGGCCGCGTCGGTGCGCGAGCAATTCAAAGCCGCGTGGCAGTATTCGGACACGATGCTGCCGACCGTCGAGCTCTGA
- a CDS encoding DUF4760 domain-containing protein, with translation MEQIVPIASLVIAFATVVFTTYMLSRQVRQMEHERNALAILEAIDRLTSTEVVHVFTQLRGVAARYPTDKDIAEKFFGSDDERALSMVGQFVETIACLARREVLDVTLICDAVGFMLRDRWATIKEFVLHWRRYNQNEYLFENFEWLANYSAWWRDIPRPKVPNYDPNQFAARR, from the coding sequence TTGGAACAAATCGTCCCGATCGCGTCGCTGGTCATCGCCTTTGCGACGGTCGTCTTTACCACGTACATGCTGTCGCGGCAAGTGCGTCAGATGGAGCACGAACGCAACGCGCTGGCCATTCTCGAGGCTATCGACCGGTTGACTTCGACCGAGGTGGTGCACGTGTTCACGCAGCTGCGCGGCGTCGCGGCGCGCTATCCGACCGACAAAGACATCGCGGAGAAGTTCTTCGGCTCCGATGACGAGCGCGCGCTGTCCATGGTCGGCCAGTTCGTGGAGACCATCGCGTGCCTTGCGCGCCGCGAGGTGCTCGACGTGACGCTCATCTGCGATGCCGTCGGCTTCATGCTGCGCGATCGCTGGGCGACGATCAAAGAGTTCGTTCTGCATTGGCGCCGCTACAACCAGAACGAGTACTTATTCGAGAACTTCGAATGGCTGGCGAACTACAGCGCGTGGTGGAGGGACATCCCGCGCCCGAAGGTCCCCAACTACGACCCCAACCAGTTCGCCGCTCGCCGCTGA
- the sigH gene encoding RNA polymerase sporulation sigma factor SigH: MGALHQTEETLDYSERADEELVNAAKCGDNLAMEFLLNKYKNFVRIKAKSYFLIGADREDIIQEGMIGLYKAVRDFRADKLSSFRAFAELCITRQIITAIKTATRQKHIPLNQYISLNKPIYDEDSERTLLDVMASAKMSDPEELVINQEVSEDIKERIQENLSDLESQVLLSYLEGKSYQEMARDLNRHVKSIDNALQRVKRKIEKNLSEVELY, encoded by the coding sequence TTGGGGGCACTTCATCAAACGGAAGAAACCCTGGACTACAGCGAGCGAGCGGACGAAGAACTCGTCAATGCGGCCAAGTGCGGCGACAATCTGGCCATGGAGTTTCTGCTCAACAAGTACAAGAACTTCGTCCGTATCAAGGCTAAGAGCTACTTCCTCATCGGCGCAGACCGCGAAGACATCATCCAGGAAGGCATGATCGGCCTCTACAAGGCCGTGCGCGACTTCCGGGCGGATAAGCTATCGTCGTTCCGCGCCTTCGCGGAGCTGTGCATCACGCGTCAGATCATCACGGCCATCAAGACGGCCACGCGGCAAAAGCACATCCCGCTCAACCAGTACATCTCGCTCAACAAGCCGATCTACGACGAGGACAGCGAGCGCACGCTGCTCGACGTCATGGCGAGCGCGAAGATGTCCGATCCGGAAGAGCTGGTCATCAATCAGGAAGTCTCAGAAGACATCAAGGAGCGGATCCAGGAGAACCTGAGCGACCTCGAGTCGCAGGTGCTGCTGAGCTATCTCGAGGGCAAGTCGTACCAAGAGATGGCGCGCGATCTCAACCGCCACGTCAAGTCGATCGACAACGCGCTCCAGCGCGTCAAGCGCAAGATCGAGAAGAACCTGAGCGAAGTCGAGCTGTACTAG